The Agrobacterium tumefaciens genome contains a region encoding:
- a CDS encoding DUF930 domain-containing protein, with the protein MIDSVDPKLIETASWRQPLGSQRQPNEIRRMLAISFVVHLVIVVPLMLVRSAQSFREKPEAVAVTLVEPPASPQASREPPSQSPRLGSRMQAPAPTTKKGPLVHEKPKVVDEKAGVLPPEQPNFENSTGGMIEAHRLRASEVLADPRSARASMAMKTLAPSERVEQLCNLEGMEQVALWKPDLKPDFVVAYAMADTKLEGLHIEADGAAVRIANRWYNMRYQCTVSADLESVKTFKFHMGVEIPKKDWEKHYLTPSDGEEE; encoded by the coding sequence ATGATAGACAGCGTTGACCCCAAGTTGATCGAAACAGCAAGCTGGCGCCAGCCGTTAGGCAGTCAGCGCCAGCCCAACGAAATCCGGCGTATGCTGGCGATTTCGTTCGTCGTGCATCTGGTAATCGTTGTGCCCCTTATGCTGGTGAGAAGCGCGCAATCGTTTAGGGAAAAGCCTGAGGCCGTTGCTGTGACACTTGTCGAGCCCCCTGCCAGTCCGCAGGCATCTCGCGAGCCCCCCTCGCAATCGCCTCGCCTTGGTTCGCGGATGCAAGCCCCCGCGCCAACAACCAAAAAGGGCCCACTCGTTCACGAAAAGCCGAAAGTAGTAGACGAGAAAGCCGGCGTTTTGCCTCCGGAGCAGCCCAATTTTGAAAATTCTACAGGAGGGATGATCGAGGCGCACCGCCTTAGAGCCTCGGAGGTCTTGGCCGACCCAAGAAGCGCCCGAGCGTCAATGGCGATGAAAACGCTTGCTCCCAGTGAACGTGTCGAGCAGCTATGCAATCTGGAGGGTATGGAGCAGGTAGCGCTATGGAAGCCGGACCTTAAGCCGGATTTTGTTGTCGCTTATGCGATGGCTGATACAAAACTAGAGGGACTCCACATTGAAGCAGACGGAGCAGCGGTGCGGATCGCGAACCGGTGGTATAACATGCGCTATCAATGCACAGTTTCAGCGGATTTGGAATCTGTGAAAACTTTCAAATTTCACATGGGTGTCGAAATCCCGAAAAAAGATTGGGAGAAACACTATCTTACCCCGAGTGACGGCGAGGAAGAATGA